In the genome of Sphingomonas naphthae, one region contains:
- a CDS encoding alpha-amylase family protein translates to MRNALSRRSVLSAGVVGIGAIMAPSSPAAARRPGGKAGWETDALRWAQVAFTEDDPGRYDPAFWRDYFQRTKAEAVCLSAGGSIAFYPSRLADQNRSAGLGDRDPFGEMVRIARDLDMAVMARIDPHAMTQAQLDKHPEWVARNPDGSPRRHWAAKDLYVTCGNGPFNFDFMTKVIGEITTRYRADGIFGNRWSGHGGCYCESCRTLFKAATGHPLPTSDDPADPVRRAFMTWEHDRLLLLIDHWNRAIVAANPNAFFVPGVDARPGPKLDLDVAELGKRCRMFVIDRQARVALQAPWLNGKFAKETRAFMDAKPICGLSSVGVEETYRWKDSVQGAAELKIWMADGLAQGLRPWFAKFNAKPIDTRWMPVVEKIFLWHARNERYFRNEANLARVAILASPRTAAFYYKKTGHKRDDDHTLGYYQALIEARIPFEAVHTSRLDRLSRFDVLVMPNVAALSDAECAQIRAFVMNGGTIVATQETSLYDEWGVRRANFGLADLFGCDFAGTIEPRMQNAYLALHGDGPIRRDLTDTPRTIGPVSRVHVTARAPLAETPLTLIPTYPDLPMERVYTEGDGDSGAPMLFLRQIGKGKVAYMPMDLDRTFQEIMAPDHLAILRNVVEWAMPAPPPLQVEGPGLFDIALWRQKGSLTAHIVNMTNPMTMKGPYRDILPSGRLSVSIALPAATPIARVRLLEADADVAYVREGDRLRVEIPSVAVHEIVAIDLI, encoded by the coding sequence ATGCGTAACGCCCTGTCTCGTCGATCGGTCTTGTCGGCGGGTGTCGTCGGGATCGGCGCGATCATGGCGCCATCGTCACCGGCAGCCGCCCGGCGGCCGGGCGGCAAGGCCGGCTGGGAGACCGATGCCCTGCGCTGGGCCCAGGTCGCGTTTACCGAGGATGATCCCGGCCGGTACGATCCTGCTTTCTGGCGGGATTATTTCCAGCGGACGAAGGCCGAGGCGGTGTGCCTGAGCGCCGGCGGAAGCATCGCTTTCTATCCGAGCAGGCTGGCCGACCAGAACCGCAGCGCCGGCCTCGGCGATCGCGATCCGTTCGGGGAGATGGTGAGGATCGCGCGCGATCTCGACATGGCGGTGATGGCGCGGATCGATCCGCATGCGATGACGCAGGCGCAGCTCGACAAACATCCCGAATGGGTCGCGCGCAACCCGGATGGGTCGCCGCGCCGGCACTGGGCGGCGAAGGATCTGTACGTCACCTGCGGCAATGGGCCGTTCAACTTCGATTTCATGACCAAGGTTATCGGCGAGATCACCACGCGCTATCGCGCCGACGGCATCTTCGGCAATCGCTGGTCGGGCCATGGCGGCTGCTATTGCGAGAGCTGCCGGACCTTGTTCAAGGCGGCGACCGGCCATCCCCTGCCGACGAGCGACGACCCGGCCGATCCCGTCCGCCGCGCCTTCATGACATGGGAGCATGACAGGCTGCTGCTGTTGATCGACCATTGGAACCGCGCCATCGTCGCGGCCAATCCGAACGCCTTCTTCGTGCCCGGCGTCGATGCCCGTCCCGGCCCCAAGCTGGACCTCGATGTCGCCGAACTCGGCAAACGATGCCGGATGTTCGTGATCGACCGGCAGGCGCGGGTGGCGCTTCAGGCGCCGTGGCTCAACGGCAAGTTCGCCAAGGAAACGCGCGCCTTCATGGACGCCAAGCCGATCTGCGGGCTCAGCAGCGTGGGCGTCGAGGAGACCTATCGCTGGAAGGATTCCGTGCAGGGCGCGGCCGAGTTGAAGATCTGGATGGCGGACGGGCTGGCGCAGGGGCTGCGGCCGTGGTTCGCCAAGTTCAACGCCAAGCCGATCGACACGCGCTGGATGCCGGTCGTCGAGAAGATCTTCCTCTGGCACGCGCGCAACGAGCGCTATTTCCGCAACGAGGCCAATCTGGCGAGGGTGGCGATCCTCGCCTCGCCGCGCACCGCCGCATTCTATTACAAGAAGACCGGCCACAAGCGCGACGACGATCATACGCTGGGCTATTATCAGGCGCTGATCGAGGCGCGCATCCCGTTCGAGGCGGTGCACACCAGCCGGCTCGATCGACTGAGCCGGTTCGACGTGCTGGTGATGCCCAATGTCGCGGCGCTATCCGATGCGGAATGCGCGCAGATCCGGGCGTTCGTGATGAACGGCGGCACGATCGTCGCCACGCAGGAGACCTCGCTCTACGACGAATGGGGCGTGCGGAGGGCGAATTTCGGGCTGGCGGACCTGTTCGGCTGCGACTTCGCCGGGACGATCGAGCCGCGCATGCAGAATGCCTATCTGGCGCTGCACGGCGACGGGCCGATCCGCCGCGATCTGACGGATACGCCGCGCACGATCGGGCCGGTCTCGCGGGTGCATGTGACCGCCCGCGCGCCGCTCGCGGAGACGCCGCTCACCCTGATCCCGACCTATCCCGATCTGCCGATGGAGCGGGTCTACACCGAGGGCGACGGGGACAGCGGCGCGCCGATGCTGTTCCTGCGACAGATAGGCAAGGGCAAGGTCGCCTATATGCCGATGGACCTCGACCGGACCTTTCAGGAGATCATGGCGCCCGATCATCTCGCGATCCTGCGCAACGTCGTCGAATGGGCGATGCCCGCGCCTCCGCCGCTTCAGGTCGAGGGGCCGGGCCTGTTCGATATCGCGCTGTGGCGGCAGAAGGGATCACTCACGGCGCATATCGTCAACATGACCAACCCGATGACGATGAAGGGGCCGTATCGCGACATCCTGCCGAGCGGCAGGCTCTCTGTCTCGATTGCCCTGCCCGCCGCCACGCCGATCGCGCGGGTGCGGCTGCTGGAGGCGGATGCCGACGTGGCCTATGTGCGCGAGGGTGACCGGTTGCGGGTGGAAATCCCCTCGGTC
- a CDS encoding SDR family NAD(P)-dependent oxidoreductase, whose amino-acid sequence MKTALVTGATSGIGEATVRALAGAGWRVVATGRRAERLEALAASIGAQIHVAAFDVRDADATAATLDALPEDFRGIDLLVNNAGLALGTAPAQQADLGQWQTMIETNVSALVAITHRLLSGLIERKGAIVNIASVAATYPYTGGNVYGGTKAFVQQFSLGLRSDLHGTGVRVCSIEPGMVETEFTLVRTGGNAAASDKLYAGADPMTADDIAATVLWVASLPPHLNINRLELMPVSQSFAGFQVARAD is encoded by the coding sequence ATGAAAACGGCATTGGTCACCGGCGCGACGTCGGGCATCGGTGAAGCGACGGTTCGGGCGCTTGCGGGGGCGGGGTGGCGCGTCGTGGCGACGGGCCGGCGGGCCGAGCGGCTCGAGGCGTTGGCTGCTTCCATCGGCGCGCAGATCCATGTCGCGGCGTTCGACGTGCGCGATGCCGATGCGACCGCCGCCACGCTCGATGCGCTGCCGGAGGATTTCCGGGGCATCGACCTGCTCGTGAACAATGCCGGCCTCGCTCTGGGCACCGCCCCCGCGCAACAGGCCGATCTCGGCCAGTGGCAGACGATGATCGAGACCAATGTCTCGGCGCTCGTCGCGATCACGCACCGGCTGTTGTCGGGGCTGATCGAGCGCAAGGGCGCGATCGTCAACATCGCATCGGTCGCGGCGACCTATCCCTATACCGGCGGCAACGTCTACGGCGGCACCAAGGCCTTCGTGCAGCAATTTTCGCTCGGCCTGCGGAGCGATCTCCACGGCACCGGCGTCCGGGTTTGTTCGATCGAGCCCGGCATGGTCGAGACGGAGTTCACGCTCGTCCGCACCGGCGGCAATGCGGCGGCATCGGACAAGCTCTACGCCGGCGCCGATCCGATGACGGCGGACGACATTGCGGCGACCGTATTGTGGGTCGCCTCGCTGCCGCCGCATCTCAACATCAACCGGCTCGAACTGATGCCGGTCAGCCAGTCCTTCGCGGGATTCCAGGTCGCCCGCGCGGACTGA
- a CDS encoding glutathione S-transferase N-terminal domain-containing protein, translating into MSLTLYCSPTSPFARKVRIALIELGLHDRVEEIVVNPFVWREGRAPLAEWYAIVSQRPSSVATAPA; encoded by the coding sequence ATGAGCCTCACCCTCTATTGCAGCCCGACCTCGCCCTTCGCCCGCAAGGTGCGGATCGCGCTCATCGAACTCGGCCTGCACGATCGGGTGGAGGAGATCGTCGTCAATCCGTTCGTCTGGCGCGAAGGCCGCGCACCGCTGGCGGAATGGTACGCGATCGTGTCCCAGCGGCCGTCGAGCGTGGCGACGGCGCCGGCCTGA
- a CDS encoding ABC transporter substrate-binding protein — protein MIARRPLLLGLASLPLLLAGCGRGEGTGGRTSIVFGEQRSMRPMGDASRVMEGAPYDFKWATFATPSVIFEAFRSGDVDVASSNDITILNAAANGVKLKIVGAMLGGLQKAVGIVVKKDLPVRTVKDLKGRKIIVSSARGGSGDNMLHGALREAGLSAGDVTISYAPFIDSIAAFKSDAIDVLVTNDPYLIVAEQHGGRVIRNGVGLNAGLALIVASDAALADPAKRAAIGDMLGRLDRGVDWARDHPEEYARYYARAFSVDLSLVEEMQRRTVFRMEPISPEIVALTQKVADGLVTGGFWPKPLDVRPFFDATVFQQKAPT, from the coding sequence ATGATCGCACGGCGACCGCTCCTGCTCGGCCTCGCCTCGCTACCCCTCCTGCTGGCCGGCTGCGGCCGGGGGGAAGGGACCGGCGGGCGAACGAGCATCGTCTTCGGCGAGCAACGCTCGATGCGTCCGATGGGGGATGCGTCCAGGGTGATGGAAGGCGCGCCCTACGACTTCAAATGGGCGACCTTCGCCACCCCATCGGTCATCTTCGAGGCGTTTCGATCGGGCGATGTCGATGTCGCCTCGTCGAACGACATCACCATCCTCAACGCGGCGGCCAACGGCGTGAAGCTGAAGATCGTCGGCGCCATGCTGGGCGGCCTGCAAAAGGCCGTCGGCATCGTCGTGAAGAAGGATCTGCCCGTCCGCACGGTGAAGGATCTCAAGGGCCGCAAGATCATCGTCTCCTCGGCGCGCGGCGGCAGTGGCGACAATATGCTCCACGGCGCGCTGCGCGAGGCGGGGCTTTCGGCCGGGGACGTGACGATCAGCTACGCCCCCTTCATCGATTCGATTGCCGCCTTCAAATCCGACGCGATCGACGTGCTGGTGACCAACGATCCCTATCTCATCGTCGCCGAACAGCATGGCGGGCGGGTGATCCGCAACGGCGTCGGGCTGAACGCCGGCCTCGCGCTGATCGTCGCTTCGGACGCGGCGCTCGCCGATCCGGCGAAGCGCGCCGCCATCGGCGACATGCTGGGGCGGCTCGATCGCGGCGTCGATTGGGCGCGGGATCACCCGGAAGAATATGCCCGCTATTACGCCAGGGCCTTCTCCGTCGATCTGTCGCTGGTGGAGGAGATGCAGCGGCGGACGGTGTTCCGCATGGAGCCGATCAGCCCCGAGATCGTCGCGCTGACCCAGAAGGTCGCCGACGGCCTCGTCACCGGCGGTTTCTGGCCGAAACCGCTCGACGTCCGCCCCTTCTTCGACGCCACCGTCTTCCAGCAAAAGGCCCCCACATGA
- a CDS encoding TonB-dependent receptor plug domain-containing protein, which translates to MSRKIVSPPWINGLGFAVVLATAGSAGAEPAPAPTPAPAPAAPAEEQSDTIVVTGTRGSGRIVADSPVPINVLSADQLARAGGANTALKDALESLAPSFVVNTRGNATWGTVSKPAGLRGLSGAHVLVLVDGKRRHNSALPFSAADSQAIGANSVDLDLIPMSAIDHIEILRDGAAAQYGSDAIAGVINIILKSSAKGGSLGLTLGQRYKFEGRQDGETVYASGNIGLPVGGTGGFLNLSFDVKKQDWTLRVNPSTQTFFFPVNGQPDPREATIDKRVFRGGTPKIKAFNLFANAALPLSETVTAYATGSFGQRDGELGQSHRLANTVNVIPQLLPASGVLQPTTQLKEEDYQLTAGIKGELGRGSWDLSSTYGRNRVNLFENNSVNPSLGLSSPSDFQTFTPIFTQWTNNLDFTQPVDVGLAEPLQISLGLEHRYERFQVKIGDPLAFANGGYIFPSGPLAGQAASIGAQAAVLVLPEDAADLKRDNFAGYVDLGAQVTPNWYVAVAGRYEHYTDSAGDTWSGKLTSRYDLTPTLAVRGTVSNGFRAPSLSQTGFATGSQTPAIVNGQIAGITSQRNAKPDSPLGLALGATPLKPEKSFNLSGGISFQPGRNFTLDIDAYQIDLDDRIARTTTFRGTGIAAILRANGFDPNQAVSYNTNAIDTRTRGLDVVAAYTLRLADSGLGTIRWNLGFNYNKTTIRKIKDTPAQLSAIGLTLFDRVAQSNYTVSLPRTKLILGADWNIKRFDLSFKSTRYGGVQLLTDNAASDQKYGAKWISDVEIGYRLTEQFTLAIGANNVFDVYPDRSTVPDVIGSQRYANNSPFGYFGGFYYARAGLKF; encoded by the coding sequence CACCCCCGTGGATCAACGGCCTGGGCTTTGCCGTCGTCTTGGCAACCGCCGGCAGCGCAGGGGCCGAGCCCGCGCCTGCCCCCACCCCTGCCCCTGCCCCCGCCGCCCCGGCGGAGGAGCAATCCGACACCATCGTCGTCACCGGCACGCGCGGCAGCGGCCGCATCGTCGCCGACAGCCCCGTGCCGATCAACGTGCTCAGCGCCGACCAGCTCGCCCGCGCCGGCGGCGCCAATACCGCGCTGAAGGATGCGCTGGAGAGCCTCGCCCCGTCCTTCGTGGTCAACACGCGCGGCAATGCGACGTGGGGCACCGTTTCCAAGCCCGCCGGCCTGCGGGGCCTGAGCGGCGCGCATGTGCTCGTGCTGGTCGATGGCAAGCGGCGGCACAACAGCGCCCTGCCCTTCTCCGCCGCCGACAGCCAGGCGATCGGCGCCAATTCGGTCGATCTCGATCTGATCCCGATGAGCGCGATCGACCATATCGAAATCCTGCGCGACGGCGCGGCCGCCCAATATGGATCGGACGCGATCGCGGGCGTCATCAACATCATCCTGAAATCCTCCGCCAAGGGCGGATCGCTGGGGCTTACGCTCGGCCAGCGGTACAAGTTCGAGGGGCGGCAGGATGGCGAGACCGTCTATGCCAGCGGCAATATCGGGCTGCCGGTCGGCGGAACCGGCGGTTTCCTCAACCTCTCGTTCGACGTGAAGAAGCAGGACTGGACGTTGCGGGTGAACCCCTCGACCCAGACCTTCTTCTTCCCCGTCAACGGCCAGCCCGATCCGCGCGAGGCGACGATCGACAAGCGCGTGTTCCGGGGCGGCACGCCCAAGATCAAGGCGTTCAACCTGTTCGCCAATGCCGCTTTGCCGCTGAGCGAGACGGTGACCGCCTATGCCACCGGCTCGTTCGGCCAGCGCGACGGCGAACTGGGGCAGAGCCACCGCCTCGCCAACACCGTCAACGTCATTCCCCAGCTGCTGCCGGCCAGCGGCGTGCTGCAACCCACCACGCAGCTGAAGGAGGAGGATTATCAGCTCACCGCCGGCATCAAGGGCGAACTGGGGCGCGGATCGTGGGATTTGAGCAGCACCTACGGCCGCAACCGCGTGAACCTGTTCGAGAATAATTCGGTGAACCCCTCGCTCGGCCTGTCCTCGCCGAGCGACTTCCAGACCTTCACGCCGATCTTCACCCAATGGACCAACAATCTCGATTTCACCCAGCCGGTAGACGTCGGCCTGGCCGAACCGCTTCAGATCTCGCTGGGGCTGGAGCATCGCTACGAGCGGTTTCAGGTGAAGATCGGCGATCCGCTGGCCTTTGCCAACGGCGGCTACATCTTCCCCAGCGGGCCGCTCGCGGGGCAGGCCGCGTCGATCGGCGCGCAGGCGGCGGTGCTGGTGCTGCCCGAGGACGCGGCCGACCTGAAGCGCGACAATTTCGCCGGCTACGTCGATCTTGGCGCGCAGGTGACGCCCAATTGGTATGTCGCCGTCGCCGGCCGCTACGAACATTATACCGACAGCGCGGGCGACACCTGGAGCGGCAAGCTCACCTCGCGCTACGATCTGACGCCCACGCTGGCGGTGCGCGGCACGGTCAGTAACGGCTTCCGCGCGCCGTCCCTGTCGCAGACGGGCTTCGCGACGGGGTCTCAGACGCCGGCGATCGTCAACGGCCAGATCGCGGGCATCACCAGCCAGCGTAATGCCAAGCCGGATTCGCCGCTCGGCCTCGCGCTCGGCGCCACCCCGCTCAAGCCGGAGAAGTCGTTCAACCTGAGCGGCGGCATCAGCTTCCAGCCGGGGCGGAACTTCACGCTGGATATCGACGCCTATCAGATCGATCTGGACGACCGCATCGCCCGCACCACCACCTTCCGGGGCACCGGCATCGCCGCCATCCTGCGCGCCAACGGCTTCGATCCCAATCAGGCGGTGTCGTACAACACCAACGCCATCGACACCCGCACGCGCGGCCTCGACGTGGTCGCCGCCTACACGCTGCGGCTGGCTGACTCCGGCCTCGGCACGATCCGCTGGAACCTCGGTTTCAATTACAACAAGACGACGATCCGGAAGATCAAGGATACGCCCGCCCAGCTTTCCGCGATCGGGCTTACGCTCTTCGATCGGGTGGCGCAGAGCAATTACACCGTCAGCCTGCCGCGCACCAAGCTGATCCTCGGCGCCGACTGGAATATCAAACGCTTCGACCTGTCGTTCAAATCGACCCGCTATGGCGGGGTGCAACTGCTCACCGACAATGCCGCCAGCGACCAGAAATATGGCGCCAAATGGATCAGCGACGTCGAGATCGGCTATCGCCTGACCGAGCAGTTCACCCTGGCGATCGGCGCGAACAATGTGTTCGACGTCTATCCCGATCGCAGCACCGTGCCCGACGTCATCGGATCGCAGCGCTACGCCAACAACAGCCCGTTCGGCTATTTCGGCGGCTTCTACTACGCCCGCGCCGGGCTAAAATTCTGA